The proteins below are encoded in one region of Carcharodon carcharias isolate sCarCar2 chromosome 2, sCarCar2.pri, whole genome shotgun sequence:
- the chgb gene encoding secretogranin-1 translates to MPALETCRDIGDLYGRNERSSNRVAYVNGNGVGQESSGHDAEPPCLTRRLFNEPPVDAALSGDVRPLPVEREAQQDELVTRCIIEALSNALSKANAPPVTSECREILNGRKHEVAGKKNDRESQHYEEERHAAEESEKRHYEEKGRQEAEERHEGEHYEADKRKKDESKEQQHYKQTHDEERSEENNSEEDSRSTEDFKPVKTTHHVGGHRDHNSNQEYLNYEERRYAVVRSEEEEAEKHRKQRHSEEDSGQEENSSQKTDSFENTSNGYHQKWPHGYDKTSEESSEEDKAIGLHGHSKERRRSSEEMYSDREMDGPDEELNNQDKKNGIYDHKESDSEESKEGDSEEREKHLNGHIQYHKRNSYRHSEEARRSPQQDKKNSGKSDESSKELEHINNIRNYPKRNNIQEAYGKGKYYYEDKVNGHTRSNSEESEEEKQHYEKKTHSGEKVHYSEEKKPHGGEEEKRHHNRNTRRHSEEEDLEEEEEKKYHNEEKRHYSEEDKRHNHNEKWHQTEEDADEKYVSNEEDDGEERNTKHFPKVQRVWWQKRQRIEDRNTGSEEEAKHSMESHFYPEYEENDGKWEKRHYEKKHEEEDGGEKEEGNEEHALRQRFAHDYQEKKMYDRMDKLAQYLKSKKKSLEIPVLYDLEGDEKQYRKDEKRNMNHRTLTEEEEKELENLAAMDLELEKMAEKLHGSQRD, encoded by the exons TCAGGCCACTGCCGGTGGAGCGAGAGGCGCAACAGGATGAACTG GTGACCAGATGTATCATTGAAGCACTTTCCAATGCGCTTTCTAAAGCTAATGCTCCTCCAGTGACCTCGGAGTGCAGAGAAATCTTGAACG GCAGGAAACATGAAGTAGCTGGAAAGAAAAATGACAGAGAAAGCCAACATTATGAAGAGGAGAGACATGCTGCTGAGGAATCAGAAAAACGTCATTATGAAGAGAAGGGAAGGCAGGAGGCAGAGGAGAGGCATGAGGGAGAGCATTATGAGGCAGATAAACGAAAGAAGGATGAAAGCAAGGAACAACAGCATTACAAACAAACCCATGATGAAGAAAGAAGTGAAGAGAATAACAGTGAAGAGGACAGCAGGAGTACGGAAGACTTCAAACCAGTAAAAACCACCCACCATGTCGGGGGCCACAGAGACCATAATTCCAACCAAGAGTATCTCAACTATGAAGAAAGAAGATATGCAGTGGTTAGAAGTGAGGAGGAAGAAGCAGAAAAACACAGAAAACAAAGACACAGTGAGGAAGATAGTGGGCAAGAGGAAAACAGCTCACAAAAGACAGACAGTTTTGAGAATACAAGCAATGGATACCATCAAAAATGGCCTCACGGATATGACAAAACAAGTGAAGAGTCATCGGAGGAAGATAAAgccattggtttacatggacacTCAAAAGAAAGAAGACGTAGTTCTGAAGAAATgtacagtgacagagagatggaTGGGCCTGATGAAGAGCTCAATAATCAAGATAAAAAAAATGGCATTTATGACCATAAGGAATCTGACTCTGAAGAGTCAAAAGAGGGAGATAGTGAAGAAAGAGAGAAGCATCTTAATGGTCACATACAATACCACAAAAGAAACAGCTACCGTCATTCTGAGGAGGCTAGGAGAAGCCCCCAGCAAGATAAGAAGAACTCTGGTAAATCTGATGAATCCAGCAAAGAACTGGAACACATAAATAATATTCGTAACTACCCTAAGAGAAATAACATCCAGGAAGCATATGGAAAAGGTAAATATTATTATGAGGATAAAGTAAATGGACACACGAGGAGTAACTCAGAAGAATCAGAGGAAGAGAAACAACACTATGAAAAAAAGACCCATAGTGGAGAAAAAGTACACTACAGTGAAGAAAAGAAACCCCATGGTGGAGAGGAGGAAAAGAGGCACCATAACAGGAACACAAGACGTCACAGTGAAGAGGAAGatttggaggaggaagaggaaaagaAATATCACAACGAGGAAAAGAGGCATTATAGTGAAGAAGATAAGAGGCATAATCACAATGAAAAGTGGCACCAAACAGAGGAAGATGCAGATGAGAAGTATGTCAGCAATGAagaagatgatggagaagagagaaaTACAAAACACTTTCCAAAAGTGCAGCGGGTTTGGTGGCAGAAAAGGCAGAGGATAGAGGATAGAAACACTGGCAGTGAAGAGGAAGCAAAACACAGCATGGAAAGCCACTTCTATCCAGAATATGAAGAAAATGATGGCAAGTGGGAAAAAAGACATTATGAGAAAAAACATGAGGAGGAAgacgggggagagaaagaggaaggTAATGAAGAACATGCTTTAAGACAAAGGTTTGCCCATGATTACCAAGAGAAAAAGATGTATGACAGAATGGACAAGCTGGCACAATATCTGAAATCCAAGAAAAAGTCATTGGAAATCCCAGTACTTTATGATCTTGAAGGAGATGAAAAGCAATACCGCAAAGATGAGAAAAGGAACATGAACCATAGAACACTGACTGAAGAAGAG GAGAAGGAACTGGAGAATCTGGCAGCAATGGATTTGGAGTTGgagaaaatggcagagaagctacaCGGGAGTCAAAGAGATTAA